In Nocardia sp. NBC_01327, the genomic stretch TCGTCGCGGTGCTGGCCGGACGGGTCATCGCCAAGTTGGGTGCGGGCCCGGTGATCGCGCTCGGCGGCATATTCTTCGCGGCCGGAATTCTCTGGTGGACAGCGAGTATCACGCTGGAGCCGAACTACGCCGGCGGTCTGCTGGGCGGCATGCTGCTGACCGGACTCGGCGTCGGCCTCACCATGCCGACCAGTTTCGCGGCAGGCACCGCCGGGTTGCCGCCGCAGCGCTTCGCCACCGGATCGGCGGTGCTGAGCATGGCAAAGCAGATCGGATTGGCTGTCGGCGTGGCGGTTCTGGTCGCGGTGCTCGGCACGCCGGTCGGGCCGGACGCGACGCTCACGGCATTCCAGCACGGCTGGTATGTCATTGCCGGGGCATCGGTGGCGGCCGGTGTGATCGGGCTGGCGGCCAGGCTGCCGCGGCCCGCTGCCGCCACCGCCGAGTAGCCGGCATCGCGCGGTGCCGGTGTCCCACAGCGGGACACCGGCACCGGCGCGCATCAGACTGTGGGCGGGGGTTGGCACCAGGATTCTCAGGGCTGGACTCAGGGGTTGTCCCGATAGTCGGCGGGCCCGGGTCTACATACGGTCGATACATGCGAATTGCGCCGACGGTGACAGTGCTGGCTTTGCTTGCGGTGGCGGGATGCTCCTCCGTGAACACCGACAACTCACCCAAAGCCGTGACGAGTACGCCGGTCGCGGTGTCCGCACATCGGGTCGACCAGGTGCGCGCCGATATCGACGCCATCGTGCGATCGGGTGTCCCGGGGGTGATCGCCACCCTCACCGAGAACGGTCAGACAGTGACACTCACCTCCGGCGTCGCCGATCGGGCCGGCGCCGCACCGATTCCCATGGCCCCGCCGCAGGAGGTCCGGATCGGCAGCATCTCCAAGACCTTCACCGCCTCGATCATCATGCAGCTGGTGACCGAGGGAAAGATCCGCCTGGACGAACCGGTCGACACCTACCTGCCCGGACTGCTCACCGGCAATGGCGTGGACGGCAAGGTGATCACCGTCCGTCAGATCCTGCAGCACCGCAGTGGTCTACCGGAGTTCAGCAATGATCCCGAGGCGGACGAATATCGCGCCGCAGTGGAGGGCCGCACGCTGACGCCCCCGCAGGAGATCGCCCTCGCTCTGCGTCATCCCGCACAATTCAGCCCCGGCACCCAGTTCAAGTACACGAACACCAATTTCATCGTCGCGGGCATGCTGATCGAAAAGGTCACCGGCAGGACCTATTCCGAAGAGCTGGCGGGCCGGATCACCACACCCAACCGGCTGACCGACACCTACCTTCCCGCCCGCGGCGACACCGACCTCCGGGGCCCGCACCCGCACGGATACGGGACCATCGACGGCGTCCTCACCGACGAGACGCGGTCCGAACCGTCCATTCCGTGGACGGCGGGCGCACTCATCTCCACCGGCTCCGACCTCAATCGGTTCTACCTGGCTCTGCTCGCGGGACAGATCGTCGCGGCTCCGCAATTGAAGGAGATGCTGGCGAGCGTGCCGATGACGGGTAGTCCCTTCTTCTACGGACTGGGAATCGGCAATACCGAACTCTCCTGCGGTGCACAGTACTTCGGCCATACCGGCGGCATAGCCGGCTACGTCACCATTACCGGAGGCACGCGGGAAGGCCGCGCGGTGACGATCGCCATGACGGCATCCCCGGACCCGTCGCCGGACTCCATGGCCCTGCTGAGCCACGCCCTCTGTCCGTAGTTCCGCGTCACCGGGTTCGCCGGTGGAGCTCGGCGGCGAAGGTGAGGAGTTCGGGCATATGCGGACCGTCCGTCGCCGCGAGTTCGACTGCCTCCGCCAACGAGACGGCGCGGACCTCCAGAATCTGTTCCGCGTCATCAGGATTGGTGGGGGAGCCGCTGAGAATGACATCGGCCGTGCACCAGAGCCAGGCTTTGCGGGGGTGGGGCTGCCAGGGCCGGTACGGCGCCGGGCGATCGGTCACGGCATGGTGAGCGCCGATCCACTGCATCGGGCCGACCAGTTCGGCCCCGGCCTCTTCGCGGAGTTCACGGACTACGCACTCCAACACCGACTCCGACGCCTCGCGAGTGCCACCCGGCACAATCCACACATCCCGATCGTCCCGGCACAGCACGATGCGCTCGCCGACAAAACAGACGACATGGATATTGGTGACCAACTCATCCGCCGGCAATTCGGTCGAGAACTGGACGTCCAGCCCGCCCCATTCCCACCGGGCAGGCGTGTGCAGCAGCGGATACCGATCGGCAAGCGTCATGCCTCGACCGTAGCCGGAGTCCGCAACCGGAACGTGTTTCAGTATTGTTCCCCCATGGCCTTCGTGATCGACAACAGCGTGGAGATCGACGCACCCGCCGAGCTGGTTTGGCAGGTGCTCACCGACGTGGACAAATACGGCGAGTGGAACCCCTTCGTTCCTTCCTGCCAGACCACCCTCGAACCCGGCACCCCCATCGACATGCAGGTGCGCTTGGGCGGGAAGAACCCGCGCAAGCAGCGGGAATTCATCTACTCGCACACCCCGGGCAAGGAATTCAGCTACCGGATGAAGCCGGTCCCGGGTCTGCTGCGCAGTCAGCGCCAGCACATCCTGACTCCGCTGGATGACGGTCGCACCCTGTACGAATCGCACTTCTATATTGCGGGCCCCCTGAACCCGCTCGTCGGCGGATTGTTCGGCGGGG encodes the following:
- a CDS encoding serine hydrolase domain-containing protein, whose amino-acid sequence is MRIAPTVTVLALLAVAGCSSVNTDNSPKAVTSTPVAVSAHRVDQVRADIDAIVRSGVPGVIATLTENGQTVTLTSGVADRAGAAPIPMAPPQEVRIGSISKTFTASIIMQLVTEGKIRLDEPVDTYLPGLLTGNGVDGKVITVRQILQHRSGLPEFSNDPEADEYRAAVEGRTLTPPQEIALALRHPAQFSPGTQFKYTNTNFIVAGMLIEKVTGRTYSEELAGRITTPNRLTDTYLPARGDTDLRGPHPHGYGTIDGVLTDETRSEPSIPWTAGALISTGSDLNRFYLALLAGQIVAAPQLKEMLASVPMTGSPFFYGLGIGNTELSCGAQYFGHTGGIAGYVTITGGTREGRAVTIAMTASPDPSPDSMALLSHALCP
- a CDS encoding NUDIX hydrolase; translation: MTLADRYPLLHTPARWEWGGLDVQFSTELPADELVTNIHVVCFVGERIVLCRDDRDVWIVPGGTREASESVLECVVRELREEAGAELVGPMQWIGAHHAVTDRPAPYRPWQPHPRKAWLWCTADVILSGSPTNPDDAEQILEVRAVSLAEAVELAATDGPHMPELLTFAAELHRRTR
- a CDS encoding SRPBCC domain-containing protein, yielding MAFVIDNSVEIDAPAELVWQVLTDVDKYGEWNPFVPSCQTTLEPGTPIDMQVRLGGKNPRKQREFIYSHTPGKEFSYRMKPVPGLLRSQRQHILTPLDDGRTLYESHFYIAGPLNPLVGGLFGGAMRQGFGGMTDGLKKRAESLNAVRD